From Girardinichthys multiradiatus isolate DD_20200921_A chromosome 19, DD_fGirMul_XY1, whole genome shotgun sequence:
TTTCTCCTGATTTTTGCTAATTAGCATCCGTCAGCCATGAAGTTGTTTGTAGAGAGGTTAAAAGGAGCAGAATAATCATAATATGCAAAGGTACAGTCAGGGGAAGGCTGCAAAAAATatcaataattaaagaaaatgtgtaaACGTAGCAACAAAAActagatgtattttttttcaaaactgataaaaacacaagcagaaaACTGGTCTTTGATGGTTTCATGTGAGCAACACTGAAGAACCTGCTGGTATTTCAGCAGGTTCACGTTGGGTTTTACATGTGACGATAATCTCCtttattttccacatttctcCTCTTATGAGTTGGTTTAAAGATGGAAGCCttttcttccaaaaaaaaaaaagcatccagGCCTGAAATCTTCAAAACATCGTTGGAGAttatgttctggtcagatggaaCCTAGCTTGAACTTTTGGACCATAACTCCAAAAGATGTTTGGCACAGTAAAAGGCACCAAGCGGGACCAATAAAAGAACCCCAtaaccacagtgaaacatggtggtggcagcatcatgctctgtactgacattttttctgatggaaatgtgttttttgtcaaGGTGGATGAAGTTGTGAGCAGTTCCAAATATGGATCAGGTTGGACCCAAATCATTTATAACAAAAGCCTCGCTTCAACAGAGGACAAAAAActgtccagaactaaatctgagAGAAGATCTGTAGACAAGATCATCATCTGACAGAGGAATGTTGCGAGTTGGGAACTATCACCGAGTCAAGCTGTAGGATGCTCAATGTTACAACAAAGGTGTCCACAAATATGCAACCatctcattttttaaatatttctccccaatagaaatgtttttgtttttatgttggttTAAACAGGATTAATGTTACGATGCCTGCTGCAGCGGTAGAGAGCGCAACCGATAAATGACCTCAGTCATTGATGCAGCcatcctgggtttgagtcccgacCTCAGAGACCTGCACTGCACGTCTTCCCTCTCTCACCACCTCACATCCTGTCTGCCGACTTTGGAAAATCTACAAATATAACTCAGCCTTTCAAAGCTATACATTTAAAATTGGGTGTTTGCACTTCTTAGAGCTGCTGTATGCACTTTTGCCACAATAAGTGACATACGTACAGACCTTAGCACTATTCACAGCTGCTCCATACCCCGTGCAGATGGCACAACCAATGACACAGACTTTGTCCAGAGGAGCAGCAGGATCGATCTTAGCCAAAGCCAACTCCTTCACCACAGTGTACTCAGAGAAGCTGCTAACTCCAAGGAACTGCAGCAGTTTCTTCCCCTTACAGGTGATCCTGGagctttcaaagtttttcccaTCAATATGACCAGCTGACCTGAAGACAATATATTTTCATATAAAtctacacaaaaataaaaatattaagattaaattacatttgaaaaggaaaggaaaataaCAAGCTCAGTACCCGTTGACACACAGGTTGGTCTTTGGACTCTTACAGAAGCGACATTCTCGGCACTGAGGCATGAACAGCGGGATCACCTTGTCTCCTAAACCACAAACATCCCTGCTCTGATACCCAGCGCATACAAAACCTACAGATTTCTTAGATTTAAAAGAGAACCTGGCAGTTCAGCTGGTTCTACTGACCTGGCTGGAATTCGGTGACGCCGGGTCCGATGCTCTCCACTATACCAGCTGCCTCATGGCCAAAAACTGATGGGAACAAAGCTTTGTCCATACATTTTAACAGGAAGTAGAGATCTGACTGACACACTCCTGTTGCCACAATCTGCAGAGAAAACAACAGACACAATGGAAGTAACGATGCTTTGTGTGTTTGGTCTCTTCTTTAAGGATGCTTCAACGTGCTGCAGGACTTAGATTCCTAAAGGAACTGGAAAACAACCAGTGAGCTATACTCTTATTTTGCTTTGAGTTTCAATAATAGCATCATATGCATTTACAAAATCTGAGATGTCTAGTATTATCATTAGCATGTCCTTTTTTATTCCTTCTCACCTTGATCCGGACCTCCTTCTCCTGAGGAGGTGCCACCTCAACCTCTTCGATCACCAAAGGCTTGTCGAACTCCCAAGctactgctgccttgcagctgatgatctgaaacaagtGGTATAGAGTTAAATGTCCCAGCAGGCAGCAGCACCACTGGCAGGGTGAAGCAAAGCTTTTTAGATgctgtttgggttttttatttcatcagaTACCTGAACCTGCTGGTTTGTGCTTGCTAAACATTGCATGATTAGATCAGATGAATTATCTTCATTTCCAAACATGTATTGGAAAACGTTCCATGTTGTACAAGAAGAAAAATCTAAGCTGCTTTGTAAAATAATTGGAGCCTATCAGGgatttttaaacactttcatATAATGTAAGAGCCATTATTTCAGTCAACGCCTTCAGACTGAGGCAGTGGGAACATGATACCTTCTATGACTTTTGACAGCCAATGAGGAAGCCTCACTGAGAGTGATGTCACCTGAGCGCTATGATCTTTCTGCATTGGAAGTTGATGGCTCTGGGGTGACAATGGGCAAACATCACATTGCTTCCAAAGTTTCTGCTTCCCAGCAATGTGAAAGCTAATGTTGAACAGGATGCACCTTCTACAGTTTGGCGTTAGGAGAAATCTAATTTGCTTTGTCTAGTTTGAACAGTGCAGCTATGTCCAACGACAAGGACTGCAGATGGTCTAAGCAAAGTCTGCAGACACCATACAATGGTGACGGGTGTTTTAAACTGGGAGTACTGGACAAATGTCTCACTAATAAAGCTTTAACCAGACGCACGGTTAGCACTAGTATGTATTAAAATCACattagttttattaaataaaatattcgtTTTATTTGTCTCAATTCTTTATAAATCTGTTTATCTGAACGGTAAATTCTCTTCTTCTGGGAGCCCTAAAAAGCATTAAAAGGAATGATGGaaagatttaatgaaaaaatatttattctaacAATAATCAATATTAATCATTTAACTGTAAACTGAATGATTATATTAGCTTCTAGTCACTAAAAGGATCAATAATTAGGCTATTAGTTATCAAACAAATGTAATGATTAATGATTAAATTGTAAGACTTTAACAAACATAACTACTTTAAGGAAATTCTGTTAAATcttgattaaatgttttaaacatttaatcttTTTAGATTTAGAATCTAACGTGCTATGGGCAGAATTAAAAGATGTTTCAGTTCAGTCTAATGTTACCTGAAAGTATTTTTATCTTTCTTGGTCAGAAGTCTTTACATcagtataataataatcatctttgaGTTAAATGTAGTGTTTCCCTAGATATGCTGGGGCTTCTTCAGAGGTAGGATATCATTTTGCCACATCTTGGGCAGCGAAGAGGAGTTTGTCTTTGGGAGGCGTCTGTGCATGGGCACCCTCAACAACGGTTTGCCTTTTTACAGCCTTAATGAGGCTTGTGGGTCCACACTTGCACCACCTGGCTTGCTGCAGCCTTCTGACAATTGACAGAGTATCTGGATGATGGTCAAATGGTCACTTAGAACCTCTCCATAGAGAGAAGATCATAGGAGAGCAAACATGGCATACTGTGTGCTATTTAAAGCAGGGACACAAAGGCTGTGTACCCATCTTCTATGTGACTTTGCTCACATCAGATCTGACCCGCTTAGAGCTTGAAGAGACATTCACTTCGGTTTGTCCCTCTGGTGGCCATTCAGAACATCACAGAACCATAACTTTGACATTGGTGGAGAGGATCTGGCATGTTTTTCATGGATGCAACCAACATACTCAATTCTGCTGCTCAGCCTACAGATGCATCTTCCTTTTATGAGGAACCAAACATGATCTATTGTCATGAAGCAATGCTACAAAGAAAGAGTCAACCAAGAACAAATTTCAAGATGTATCTAAAGATCCATTTAAAGGCGTGTTACCTCAGGTTAAATCTTGCACACTAAAAGCCAGCTTCATGTgacagaaattacatttcacAAGCTGCAGTTTAAAGTCCACCCATAATCATGGTCAAACATTAGCTTTACTGTTTCAGGACTTCTGGTATTATTTTACATGTTACTGGCAGgtgtaaataaaatgcaggattctgcattttatttacacatttcCTTGTAGGATTGTTCATTTTGCTAATATTGCTGATTAAAACCAAATCTACATACAAAAAGACTTTCACAATGGAACATTACCAACATTAACAAACCAACAGAACTTGAACCCAGTGAAACACTTAGCAGTCTACAATTACTCAGATTTTAACTAGTTGTGCATTAGACTTACACACAAACTATGAGAAAACCGTTATCAAGTGATTCTTCTTACCTTCCCAGCTGTGGccatttttcctgaaaatatTGATAGCTCAGATGAAGGCAGGGAGGTACCAAACAGTCAGACTTTGACCTCCTCTGGTCTCTGACCAGGGACCTCAGGTCGGAAGGGTGCGTACGCAAACGTTGCGGGATGTATCAAAGTGAACCTTGCGTGAAAGTGTGTGCAAATACACGCAACCTtttcagctgctgtgaaaatgcGCAGACAGCCATACAAACTTTTGCAAACGACATTCTCAAACTGAAAGAGCGTCGACCCCGATGAGTTTGAGTTTTTCTGGTTTAAACCCGAACCGTGAAACTGAACCACATTCAGCCTCTTACAACATAATCTAACACACCGCAAAGAATGATGGAGACGAACtgaaaaatgttatgttatgtttatCCGtataatacagtgccttgtgaaagtattcagcccccttgaacttttcaaccttttgccacatttcaggcttcaaacataaaaatataaaatccaaattttttgtgaagaatcaacaacaagtgggacacaatcatgaagtggaatgaaatttattgtgtcaaacttttttaacaaataaaaaacttaaaagtggggcgtgcaatattattcggccccttaactttcagtgcatcaaactgactccagaagttcagtgaggatctctgaatgatccaatgttgtcccaaatgactgatgatgatacatagaatccacctgtgtgtaatcaagtctccgtataaatgcacctcctctgtgatagtctcagggttctgttcaaagcgcagagagcatcatgaagaccaaggaacacaccaggcaggtctgagatactgttgtggagaagtttaaagctggatttggatacaaaaagatttcccaagctttaaacatcccaaggagaactgtgcaagcaatcatattgaaatggaaggagtatcagaccactgcaaatctaccaagacccggccgtccctctaaactttcatctcgaacgaggagaagactgatcagagatgcagccaagaggcccatgattactctggatgaactgcagagatctacagctgaggtgggagagtctgtccataggacaacaatcagtcgtacactgtacaaatctgggttttatggaagagtggcaagaagaaagccatttctcaaagatatccataaaaagtctcgtttaaagtttgccacaagccacctgggagacacaccaaacatgtggaagaaggtgctctggtcagatgaaaccaaaattaaactgtttggccacaatacaaaacgatatgtttggtgtaaaagcaacacagctcatcaccctgaacacaccatccccactgtcaaacatggtggtggcagcatcatggtttgggcctgcttttcatcagcagggacagggaagatggtccaaattgatgggaagatggatggggccaaatacaggaccattctggaagaaaacctgttggagtctgtaagagacctgagactgggacggagatttatcttccaacaagacaatgatccaaaacataaagccaaatctacaatggaatggttcacaaataaacatatccaggtgttggaatggccaagtcaaagtccagacctgaatccaatggagaatctgtggaaagagctgaagactgctgttcatgaacgctctccatccaacctcactgagctccagctgtttttcaaggaagaatgggaagaatttcagtctcttgatgtgaaaactgatagaaacaaactccaagagacttgcagctgtaattggagcaaagggtggagctacaaagtattaatgcaagggggctgaataatatcatacgccccacttttcagttttttatttgttaaaaaagtttgacacatccaataaatttcattccacttcatgattgtgtcccacttgttgttgattcttcacaaaatattagaattttatatttttatgtttgaagcctgaaatgtggcaagaagttGACCAGTtaaagggggccgagtactttcacaaggctcTGTATGTGCAAGATTAATCACATCTGATGTATGATTATGTGttgttaaaaatctaaataaaaataatgatggaACAACCTCAGTCGGATGGAAACTGTGAAACGTCTTCGGTTTCTGTCGCCTGTGGATGAAAATGCTCATCGGTCTGAGCGCTGAGGAGCATCATCTAAGggacactttcattctcacttaGAATAAAACGGTGTCGGATCAACAGATTAATTCCTATCAggtcaggtttgatgattcataaggtggacaagctggagacaatcaaacatgtccataaatagctgcgtAATTTTGCTTGAAATTTACTTTTAATCgcagctcttagtaacacacaagTAGGGTACAGACAGGAAAACTTgcaatcaaagaagaacaaggtacatgtgcaaaaacaagtaataacagaataaaataaaataacttatgTAAAAGGTGCTGATCTCCAGCAGCCATTGGGCCAGAGTCAGGGTCCACCTTGAACAGGTCGCCTGTCCATCAGTCTatcagagacacacaggacaaacaacaaagctggagtacccagagagaatgcATTCATCTGCACGGAGAACATCCAAtatcatgcagaaagaccccaggtcaggattcaaacccagaaccttgttgctgcaaggcaacagtgctagcaGCTGCATCCCCCATGCAGCCTGATGTCTAAATGTGTGGGATTTATATAACACAATTAATGGCATGAAAAAAATGTTGGATTATTTTACCTGAAGATCAATATAAAAACGTATATTTCACTAAAGGCTGTGTATAGATATTAGATGGTGTAGACTGTGATAAGATAAAATATAGgaataaatatttctaatgTCAAAATTCTTTGGATATTCTAGACTGAACAGACATGATGGAGGATTTAACAAGCATTggcttcttcttcctcttcaaaCTGAATCTGGTGCTTGTATTGTAGGTTTATTGGTCTTGTTTTTAGCTTATTTCCCTCGGTTTAGatttgtttaaatatgtttgaaataaagatttcattcattcaataTGTTATTTCTATTATAGACAAGTAATGTCTCGATTGGATTgcataaacaaatatttctgataacttttCTTATCAAAATCtttaatttagaaatgttgATTCTTTAAACCCCGACTGAAccactttatttataaattacTGAAACTTTCGAGCAATTTTACCTTTAGGTTCAATATCTGAAATGTTTGCTCTAATAAGGCCCTTCATTATTTATGGTATTATAGTCTTTAACATCTGAGTATCTTTTTGCTTGTAATCACTGGTTGTAATTAGAAGGCTCCacttttattcatgtttatgaTGAATAAATGACAAAGTATTGAATAACAATATGGCAGCCAGCTGATGTGTCCCAGCCTGTTCTTCATTGGCTGTCAGCAAAACGTGTCGGGGTCCAGTTTTGGCTCAAAGAAACTCAAAATGTTAGCTTGCCTAAGACTTGGGTCGGTTTGGTTCTCCTCACACACTGAAGTGGTTAACCGGGTCGCGTGTCCCCAGCTTTAAACGGCAGAGTTCAGCTAAATCTAAATAAACAGTCTGACTCCATCTGTTCATCTCCTTTATTTCAATTCAACATTTCAAACTGCATCTATGATCTTATAACAGTTTTCTCTAATAATCTCTAATAACATTTCCGTTGAATTGTTTTCCTGTTAGATGGTTTTGGGTTTTGGTCGCACTACATCTTGTAGtccatactttcctggaacttatTGCACTCACAGAACCCTGGGAATTGTGGGAAAGATCCATCAGGGAGCCTagacaatataaaaaaatcagCTCTAATTTCTGAGAATGTACAAGCTCTCTCATGTTGtatcacttttgtttttatgtcatgAAGGAACCACAATGATCCTACCGAGAAGAAACTTTCAGGACCGTTTGGATGCTGTagaagaacataaaaaaatcaaatcagaaGATTTATACCAATAAAAAGGATTATTTGTAGAGTTATTTAGCAGCAAAGACGTGAATAGGTGTAAAAGTGTACCACTGGCCGTGCTTCATCAGCGTGATTGCTTCATTAATTTGGTCCAAAGTCATGTTGTGAGTGATGAACTCATCCTCCATCACCTTCTTGTCCAGGTAGGCTTTAACCGTCTCAGGAACACCATCCTGAGACAAAGAGAGCAGGAACATCATCAGCCCCAGAGTTAATAGTTTATATGACTCCTGTCATGTAGAGCATGTCTCACCTCCAAACAGGGTGCCCTTCCAAGTCCGTCCGGTCATGAGCTGAACTGGTTGAGCACTGATGTCTCGGAGGGTCGTATAGCCAAAAATCACGCTGACGCCCCAGCCTGGAACACAAGACTCCAACGCACTGCGCTGGAAACGGAGAAACCATAAAGTCAGAAGAGTCTGTTGTTAATACAGTGGTGTGGAAACATTTTTACCCAATAAGGGTTGATTCTGTTTTATGTGAaatcaaatcattttaaaattcagaCAAAGATACCCTCAGTAAATACaggaaactgtttttaaatgatcattttATTAATTAAGGTGAAAATGTTGTTTAATCCAAGCTGGTCCAATGAGAAAAAGTAAGTTAGACCTTTAATTAACTGGGATCAAGGACATATTTTGGTTCGGTTTTATCAGCCTCTCCTAGTTGTGATTACTGTCAGACCGAAGTTGTCTTTGTAAAACACCTTTTGTGATGTCCTACATGAGCCTTTACTTTTACAAGACAAAGAATCAAAGATTAACAGgaaaacatgagaaaaagtTTCATTGTTctatttaaagcagcagttctcaGTCCTCTACCCCTGGGCATGCCGTCCGGGATGttatagatgtttttatttgttgcaaCACCAGATTTCAATGTTTGGGTGATTAAGAAGCTCCTGCAGGACTAGATGAGGTGCTGAGGAGCCCAAACAATCATTTTAGCCTCGTATGTTAGGGCAGTCAGGGACAAACccaaaaaagatataaaaaactgttttatttatcagCTGCAAAATCTGGCTGTGTATCATATACATGTTAATAAttcatttaagaaataaaacagcCCATAACAATCACTACTTTGTTGCACATTGTACAGTTGTTTCTCTTACCTTTATTTACACTCgattattttaagacttttagGCTTGTAGCACCTTAGTTAATGTAGTACCCAACTCCTGCCAGCAGATGGCACATTAAACGTGGGTCAGGGTGAGGTCAGATTAAGCCCGACCgagctgtgtgtggtgtgttttttttttgtatgtttaatcacaaataaatccgacatagtaacagttgcaatagTACGTCCAcctgaaaaatattcttttatgtcttacctttacacaggtacccaaagtttg
This genomic window contains:
- the LOC124884944 gene encoding alcohol dehydrogenase 1-like, with amino-acid sequence MATAGKIISCKAAVAWEFDKPLVIEEVEVAPPQEKEVRIKIVATGVCQSDLYFLLKCMDKALFPSVFGHEAAGIVESIGPGVTEFQPGDKVIPLFMPQCRECRFCKSPKTNLCVNGSAGHIDGKNFESSRITCKGKKLLQFLGVSSFSEYTVVKELALAKIDPAAPLDKVCVIGCAICTGYGAAVNSAKVEPGSTCAVFGLGAVGLAAVMGCRAAGAKRIIAIDINPEKFEKAKIFGATDVVNPNDHSKPIHQVMVEMTNGGVDYSIECIGNVEIMRRALESCIPGWGVSVIAGWTNMQDISTEPIQLMKGRKWTGTLFGGFKGKDGVSQMVKAYLDKKVMVDELITHNMTLDQINEAITLMKHGQCIRTVLSVSPQ